One window of the Equus asinus isolate D_3611 breed Donkey chromosome 28, EquAss-T2T_v2, whole genome shotgun sequence genome contains the following:
- the IRX6 gene encoding iroquois-class homeodomain protein IRX-6 isoform X2 — protein sequence MSFPHFGHPCGNASQFLVSASSSATCCESAPRSVPDVASGSTPAAALCCASYDSRLLGSARPELGAALGIYGAPYAAAAAAQSYPGYLPYSPEPPALYGALNPQYEFKEAAGNFTPGLAQPGAYYPYEPTLGQYQYDRYGAVELSGAGRRKNATRETTSTLKAWLNEHRKNPYPTKGEKIMLAIITKMTLTQVSTWFANARRRLKKENKMTWAPKNKGAEERKVEGGAEESLGCLNGDTKDVTASQEARGLRLSDLEDLEEEEEEEEAAEEEAVAAATDRLAEFPKDTQSLPAPCAAARDGGLERRECGLAAPRFSFNEPPGSGEADFLRAEPGGPTLTMPYPCREKPRIWSLARTAAASAVEGAPPTPPRPRSPERLLIPGQLPGSGARPAVPRDSACDESSRVAKAFGTPPFALQGLPLSCAPCPRRREPAVRCQYPSGAEG from the exons ATGTCCTTCCCGCACTTTGGACACCCGTGTGGCAACGCTTCCCAG TTTCTGGTGTCTGCAAGTTCCAGCGCCACTTGCTGCGAATCCGCCCCGCGCTCGGTCCCAGATGTGGCCTCAGGCTCCACCCCGGCGGCCGCTCTCTGCTGCGCGTCCTACGATAGCCGGCTGCTAGGCAGTGCGCGGCCCGAGCTGGGCGCGGCCTTGGGCATCTACGGAGCCCCCTATGCGGCCGCTGCAGCCGCGCAGAGCTACCCCGGCTACCTGCCCTACAGCCCGGAGCCGCCCGCGCTGTACGGGGCGCTG AATCCACAGTATGAATTTAAGGAGGCTGCAGGGAACTTCACACCTGGCCTGGCCCAACCGGGAGCCTACTATCCCTATGAGCCGACTCTGGGGCAGTATCAGTATGACCG GTACGGAGCTGTGGAGTTGAGTGGCGCCGGGCGCCGGAAGAACGCCACCCGGGAGACCACTAGCACGCTCAAGGCCTGGCTCAACGAGCACCGCAAGAACCCCTACCCCACCAAGGGCGAGAAGATCATGCTGGCCATCATCACCAAGATGACCCTCACCCAGGTGTCCACCTGGTTCGCCAACGCGCGCCGGCGCCTCAAGAAGGAGAACAAGATGACGTGGGCGCCGAAGAACAAAGGCGCGGAGGAGAGGAAGGTGGAGGGCGGAGCAGAGGAATCGCTAGGCTGCCTGAACGGTGACACCAAAG ATGTTACAGCTAGCCAGGAGGCTCGCGGGCTCCGGCTGAGTGACCTGGAAgacctggaggaagaggaggaggaagaggaggcggCAGAAGAGGAGGCAGTGGCTGCAGCTACTGACAGGCTGGCCGAGTTCCCTAAGGACACGCAGTCGCTGCCAGCGCCATGCGCCGCAGCCCGAGATGGCGGGCTGGAGCGCAGGGAGTGCGGCCTGGCGGCGCCCCGCTTCTCGTTCAATGAGCCCCCGGGGTCGGGAGAAGCGGATTTCCTCCGGGCGGAGCCCGGGGGTCCCACGTTGACCATGCCCTACCCGTGCAGAGAGAAACCGCGCATCTGGTCTCTGGCGCGCACGGCGGCAGCCAGCGCGGTCGAAGGTGCCCCTCCAACCCCGCCCAGGCCGCGAAGTCCTGAGCGCCTTCTGATTCCTGGACAGCTTCCAGGCTCGGGCGCGCGACCCGCGGTCCCCAGAGACTCCGCGTGCGACGAGTCTTCTCGAGTAGCCAAAGCCTTCGGAACCCCCCCGTTTGCCCTGCAGGGCCTGCCGCTGAGCTGTGCGCCGTGCCCGCGGCGGAGGGAGCCCGCCGTGCGGTGCCAGTACCCGTCCGGAGCGGAAG GTTAG
- the IRX6 gene encoding iroquois-class homeodomain protein IRX-6 isoform X1: MSFPHFGHPCGNASQFLVSASSSATCCESAPRSVPDVASGSTPAAALCCASYDSRLLGSARPELGAALGIYGAPYAAAAAAQSYPGYLPYSPEPPALYGALNPQYEFKEAAGNFTPGLAQPGAYYPYEPTLGQYQYDRYGAVELSGAGRRKNATRETTSTLKAWLNEHRKNPYPTKGEKIMLAIITKMTLTQVSTWFANARRRLKKENKMTWAPKNKGAEERKVEGGAEESLGCLNGDTKDVTASQEARGLRLSDLEDLEEEEEEEEAAEEEAVAAATDRLAEFPKDTQSLPAPCAAARDGGLERRECGLAAPRFSFNEPPGSGEADFLRAEPGGPTLTMPYPCREKPRIWSLARTAAASAVEGAPPTPPRPRSPERLLIPGQLPGSGARPAVPRDSACDESSRVAKAFGTPPFALQGLPLSCAPCPRRREPAVRCQYPSGAEAG; the protein is encoded by the exons ATGTCCTTCCCGCACTTTGGACACCCGTGTGGCAACGCTTCCCAG TTTCTGGTGTCTGCAAGTTCCAGCGCCACTTGCTGCGAATCCGCCCCGCGCTCGGTCCCAGATGTGGCCTCAGGCTCCACCCCGGCGGCCGCTCTCTGCTGCGCGTCCTACGATAGCCGGCTGCTAGGCAGTGCGCGGCCCGAGCTGGGCGCGGCCTTGGGCATCTACGGAGCCCCCTATGCGGCCGCTGCAGCCGCGCAGAGCTACCCCGGCTACCTGCCCTACAGCCCGGAGCCGCCCGCGCTGTACGGGGCGCTG AATCCACAGTATGAATTTAAGGAGGCTGCAGGGAACTTCACACCTGGCCTGGCCCAACCGGGAGCCTACTATCCCTATGAGCCGACTCTGGGGCAGTATCAGTATGACCG GTACGGAGCTGTGGAGTTGAGTGGCGCCGGGCGCCGGAAGAACGCCACCCGGGAGACCACTAGCACGCTCAAGGCCTGGCTCAACGAGCACCGCAAGAACCCCTACCCCACCAAGGGCGAGAAGATCATGCTGGCCATCATCACCAAGATGACCCTCACCCAGGTGTCCACCTGGTTCGCCAACGCGCGCCGGCGCCTCAAGAAGGAGAACAAGATGACGTGGGCGCCGAAGAACAAAGGCGCGGAGGAGAGGAAGGTGGAGGGCGGAGCAGAGGAATCGCTAGGCTGCCTGAACGGTGACACCAAAG ATGTTACAGCTAGCCAGGAGGCTCGCGGGCTCCGGCTGAGTGACCTGGAAgacctggaggaagaggaggaggaagaggaggcggCAGAAGAGGAGGCAGTGGCTGCAGCTACTGACAGGCTGGCCGAGTTCCCTAAGGACACGCAGTCGCTGCCAGCGCCATGCGCCGCAGCCCGAGATGGCGGGCTGGAGCGCAGGGAGTGCGGCCTGGCGGCGCCCCGCTTCTCGTTCAATGAGCCCCCGGGGTCGGGAGAAGCGGATTTCCTCCGGGCGGAGCCCGGGGGTCCCACGTTGACCATGCCCTACCCGTGCAGAGAGAAACCGCGCATCTGGTCTCTGGCGCGCACGGCGGCAGCCAGCGCGGTCGAAGGTGCCCCTCCAACCCCGCCCAGGCCGCGAAGTCCTGAGCGCCTTCTGATTCCTGGACAGCTTCCAGGCTCGGGCGCGCGACCCGCGGTCCCCAGAGACTCCGCGTGCGACGAGTCTTCTCGAGTAGCCAAAGCCTTCGGAACCCCCCCGTTTGCCCTGCAGGGCCTGCCGCTGAGCTGTGCGCCGTGCCCGCGGCGGAGGGAGCCCGCCGTGCGGTGCCAGTACCCGTCCGGAGCGGAAG CAGGTTAG